The following are from one region of the Lycium ferocissimum isolate CSIRO_LF1 unplaced genomic scaffold, AGI_CSIRO_Lferr_CH_V1 ctg2593, whole genome shotgun sequence genome:
- the LOC132043574 gene encoding aspartic proteinase nepenthesin-2-like: MEKFLNILLLISIVYSILLVALGNAPLNSTYIMEAKKRFMSIDPTKLTDPPMPSHTFTIYNSDIFEKSKFKDYDSLLESRITHCQDRANYLALISENGNAIGANETLMRPHESRAREKVPKTTSTHFINGGYVVSFTLGTQQIKSYLLIDTGSDLVWWQCGPCKAKSCYEQKTPLYVSTNSKTYRKLDCVVKIESCLIESSKYECTPFGNQCLYDVNYGDGARTKGWIADDVITFVLDQNPVRIIFGCGKDQTSGTHFSGEYSGIAGIGRRRMSGGYSLPTQFEADIMSMCLPRFFSEKGSSISFHKTSFKKTTSAELLPNFAFPSFYFVNLYKVFINDKEIPLNPSLWNFRYDMTGGVIVDTGTTFTLFPQDFYTEFRYIFRQEVQDIPMDAPFGAFDTCYEADPSGPEPKFPVVKLYFGRQDPNNLLLLTQDRVVLHIRGKYCLAFLGWHLSVTILGSNQLQGVGLTFDTSANTLSFDLDACD, from the coding sequence ATGGAGAAATTCCTCAATATTCTCCTTTTGATTTCAATTGTTTACTCAATTTTGCTTGTAGCTTTGGGCAATGCACCCCTTAACTCCACTTATATTATGGAAGCCAAAAAAAGATTTATGTCTATTGATCCAACTAAGCTTACCGATCCTCCGATGCCATCACATACTTTTACCATTTATAATAGCgatatatttgaaaaatcaaagtTCAAGGATTACGATTCGTTACTTGAAAGTAGGATCACTCATTGTCAAGATAGAGCAAATTATTTGGCATTGATTTCCGAAAATGGCAATGCAATTGGTGCGAATGAAACTCTGATGAGGCCGCATGAGAGCAGGGCTCGCGAAAAGGTTCCTAAAACGACAAGTACACATTTCATAAATGGTGGGTATGTTGTATCTTTTACTCTTGGCACTCAGCAAATTAAAAGTTACCTGCTAATAGACACCGGAAGTGATTTAGTTTGGTGGCAATGTGGTCCATGTAAGGCCAAAAGTTGTTATGAGCAAAAAACTCCTTTATATGTTTCAACCAATTCGAAAACATATCGAAAACTCGATTGCGTTGTAAAAATTGAAAGTTGTTTAATCGAGTCCTCAAAATATGAATGTACTCCGTTCGGTAATCAGTGTCTCTATGATGTTAACTACGGAGATGGAGCAAGAACAAAAGGTTGGATAGCGGACGACGTGATTACTTTTGTTTTGGACCAAAATCCGGTAAGGATTATTTTTGGATGTGGCAAAGATCAAACGAGTGGAACACATTTTAGTGGTGAATATTCTGGGATTGCTGGCATTGGACGTAGACGAATGAGTGGTGGATATTCTTTACCAACGCAATTTGAGGCGGACATAATGTCCATGTGTCTACCGCGATTTTTTTCCGAGAAAGGATCGTCAATTAGCTTCCACAAAACGTCCTTTAAAAAAACAACATCAGCAGAGCTATTACCAAATTTTGCAttcccttcattttatttcGTCAACCTGTATAAAGTTTTTATAAACGATAAGGAAATTCCACTAAACCCATCATTGTGGAATTTTAGATATGACATGACTGGTGGGGTCATTGTTGATACAGGAACAacttttaccctttttcctcAAGATTTTTATACTGAATTTCGTTACATATTTAGACAGGAAGTACAAGATATTCCTATGGATGCTCCATTTGGAGCTTTTGACACTTGCTATGAAGCGGATCCAAGTGGTCCTGAACCAAAATTTCCCGTTGTGAAGTTGTACTTTGGCAGGCAAGACCCGAATAACTTATTGCTGCTCACACAAGATCGGGTTGTGCTGCACATTAGAGGGAAATATTGCTTGGCTTTTCTAGGATGGCATCTATCAGTCACAATTTTAGGAAGTAATCAACTCCAAGGTGTAGGATTAACTTTTGATACTTCAGCAAATACTTTGTCCTTTGACTTGGATGCATGTGATTGA